In Chitinophaga nivalis, a single genomic region encodes these proteins:
- a CDS encoding TIGR04149 family rSAM-modified RiPP produces the protein MKTKKLKLNKMDLQEMSAKELNKVLGGNKLVDPTYPGGGGDTSTASASASSSSVADSDSDSDSDADH, from the coding sequence ATGAAAACAAAAAAACTGAAATTAAACAAAATGGACTTACAAGAAATGTCCGCCAAAGAACTGAACAAAGTATTAGGTGGTAACAAATTAGTAGATCCTACTTACCCAGGTGGTGGTGGCGATACTTCTACTGCCAGTGCTTCAGCCAGCTCCTCTTCTGTTGCAGATTCAGATTCTGACTCAGACTCAGATGCCGACCACTAA
- the gwsG gene encoding grasp-with-spasm system ATP-grasp peptide maturase produces the protein MILIFSRQDDGSTSIVIEWLVSLNKKFIRLNADDKRTRFVHFDVTKNELIVDQQGQLVNLFDATSLWYRRKGFSIKSIPIDEKTYHQAVFPDATTFHQQHMQSELKVLIDYIHSSLADKCTTLGNNISSEVNKMKVLAIAQQHGLTIPESYIISSKAALVKILKEKKKGVVTKALGNGIYRFTKKTGYYSYTEKLTTENIAPLPDHFFPSLIQLEIKKKFELRVFYLKGDFYAMAIFSQHSKKTTVDFRRSAESKPNRTVPYKLPATVQQQLRLVMAELSLDTGSIDIIVDEKGDYVFLEVNPIGQFTMTSLPCNYYLEKKIAAIL, from the coding sequence ATGATTCTTATTTTCAGTCGACAGGATGATGGAAGTACTTCCATCGTAATAGAATGGCTGGTTTCATTAAACAAAAAATTTATCCGGCTAAATGCAGATGATAAGCGAACCCGATTTGTTCATTTTGATGTTACTAAAAATGAACTGATCGTGGATCAACAGGGCCAGCTGGTTAATCTCTTTGATGCTACTTCTTTGTGGTACAGAAGAAAAGGATTCTCCATCAAAAGTATTCCTATTGATGAAAAGACTTACCACCAGGCTGTCTTTCCTGATGCAACAACGTTTCATCAGCAGCACATGCAGTCTGAATTAAAAGTATTGATAGATTACATCCATTCCAGTCTGGCAGATAAATGTACCACACTCGGCAACAATATCAGTTCAGAAGTAAACAAAATGAAAGTGCTGGCCATCGCGCAGCAACATGGGCTCACCATTCCGGAGAGTTACATCATCAGCAGCAAGGCTGCATTAGTGAAGATCCTGAAAGAAAAGAAGAAAGGGGTGGTGACCAAAGCACTCGGGAACGGTATATATCGCTTCACTAAAAAGACGGGGTATTATTCTTACACGGAGAAACTGACAACTGAAAATATAGCGCCCCTTCCGGATCATTTTTTCCCTTCCTTAATACAACTGGAAATCAAGAAAAAATTTGAGCTGCGCGTTTTTTATCTGAAAGGAGATTTTTATGCCATGGCTATCTTCTCCCAACACAGCAAAAAAACAACCGTCGATTTCAGAAGATCTGCGGAAAGTAAGCCTAACAGAACAGTTCCCTATAAGCTGCCTGCCACTGTTCAACAACAGCTCCGGCTGGTGATGGCCGAACTGTCTCTCGATACAGGATCCATAGATATTATTGTGGATGAAAAAGGAGACTACGTTTTCCTGGAGGTAAACCCTATAGGACAGTTTACCATGACCTCATTACCTTGTAACTATTATTTAGAGAAAAAAATCGCCGCAATACTCTAG